One region of Vigna angularis cultivar LongXiaoDou No.4 chromosome 10, ASM1680809v1, whole genome shotgun sequence genomic DNA includes:
- the LOC108322481 gene encoding transcription factor PRE6: MSSRRSRSRQSGASAEITDAQITDLVSKLQQLIPELRARRSDKVSASKVLQETCNYIKNLHREVDDLSDRLSELLANTDSNSAQAAIIRSLLM, encoded by the exons ATGTCCTCCAGAAGATCTCGTTCCAGACAATCCGGTGCTTCCGCTGAGATCACGGATGCGCAAATCACCGATCTCGTTTCCAAGTTGCAACAACTTATCCCTGAACTTCGCGCCAGGCGCTCCGACAAG GTTTCGGCTTCTAAGGTATTGCAGGAGACATGCAACTATATAAAGAACTTGCACAGAGAGGTTGACGATCTAAGCGATCGATTATCAGAGCTTCTGGCTAACACAGACTCCAACAGTGCTCAAGCAGCCATTATTAGGAGCTTACTTATGTAA